TGTCGGAAAAGAGGTTGGGCAACTGGGCCGTATACGCGCTGCGGGGCGGCACGAAGAACGAGGCGGGGTCCTCCACGGCCTCGCCGTTCCAGAACACCTGCCCGCCCTGCGCCGGAATCAGGCCCAGCACCGCGCGCAGCAGGGTGGTCTTGCCACTGCCAATCCGGCCCGTGACCACCACGAATTCCCCCCGGCGCAGGTGGAAACTGGCCTCCTGAAGGCCCAGCCCGCCCGGGTGGGTGGCGGTGAGGTGCTGCACGCGCAGTTCCTGCAGCGGCGCAGCGGTGGGAATGGCGGGGGCCGGGGGCGGGTCACTCTGCAGGTACACTTGGTGGTGGGCCACGATGGTGGTGTCGGGGGCGTCTTGCAGCAGGCGGGTCATGCGGTCGTAGCTGACCCCGGTGCGGCGGTGGCGGGCAATGGCGTCGCCAAAAAAGCCCATGGAGCCAGTCAGGCGCGGCAGCAGGCCGATAAACAGCACGAAGTCCTGAACATCCATCGCGCCGCCGCGCACCTTGTTGGCGCCCAGCAGCAGCACCAGCCCCACGGCGAGGTTCACCATGTTGGTGTTCACGCCCCGGATCAGTTCAGTCAGCAGCACGTCGCGCAGGGCGGCGTGGCGCCGGGTTTCGCCCAGGGCGCGCAGGTGCGCCACCATGCGGTCTTCCTGGGCGGCCAGCTTCACGGCGCTCACGGCCCCGAAGGTTTCGCCAATAAAGTCGGTCACGCGGGCGGTGGCCTCGCGCATGCGGCGGCGGTAGCTGCGGATGGTAGGCGACAGGCGCTGCACAAACAGCACCATCAGCAGCAGCGGCGCGCACACCAGCAGGGTAATCAGCGGGTCCACCCGCGCCATCAGGGTGACCGCCACGGCCGAGTACAGCAGGAAGCCCGCGCCGTCCACCCAAACTTCGGTGTAGCCGGCCACATCGTCCACATCGTCGCGGAAGCGGCTGACCGCCTCGGCGGGGGTGTCCGGCAGGCGGCGGCTGCGCCGGGCAGTCAGCAGGTAGCCCAGCAGGTTGCGCCGCACCAGGGCGTCCAGGGTGTACCACAGTTCAATCCAGGCACGGAACGCCCCGTAAAAGATGCCAAAGCGGCTGAGGCGCACGAAGGCGAACCAGCCCAGCGCGGTCCACGCCGCCGCAATGGCCGGGTCCAGGGGCTGCCCTGCGCCCTTCAGGTCATCGGCCCGTTCTAGCGCGCCGAACACGCCGCTCACGGCCAGCGTCAGCAGCGCGGGCGAGGCGTGGACCATGCCCCACATCAGCAGGTTGAAGGCAAAGAGGCCGGGTCTGTACTTGAACAGCTCTTTGGAGAGCGCGAAGGTGCGTTCGTTGGGCTGGGGGAGGGGGGTGGTGGTCATGCGGGGGCTCCGGGGAGTGGGGAGTGGGCAGTGGTGAGTGGAGAACGGCAGGCGAGAGCAACAGCAGGAGCGGTTTTTCCCGCTTCCCACTTCCTACTGACCACTTCCCCCCTCATGCCAGCACCCCTTCGCCGTCGTCCAGCACGCCCGCGCGCAGCAGGGCGGCGTAGTGGCTCCCGGGGTCGCGGGCCAGGGCGTCGCGCGCGCCGTGTTCCAGAATCTCGCCGCCGCCCAGCACCAGGATCCGGTCGGCGCGCGCCACGGTGTCCAGGCGGTGGGCGATGATGATGGCGGTGCGCCCGGACAGCAGGCGGGTCATGGCCGCCGTCAGCAGGGCCTCGGTGGCAGGGTCCAGGCGACTGCTGGGCTCGTCGAGGATGATCAGGCTGGGGTCGCGCAGCAGCACGCGGGCAAAGGCCAGCAGTTGCGCCTCGCCGGCCGAGAGGCTGCCGGTGGGCAGGGGCGTGCGCACACCCTCTTCCAGCCGGTCCAGCCACGCCCCCAGGCCCACCTCGCGCAGTGCGGCTTCCACGGCGTCGTCACCCACCTGCGGGTCAAAGAAACTCAGGTTATCGCGCACGCTGGCCTGGAACAGCTGCACGTCCTGCGTGACCACGGCCACGCGGCGGCGCAGGTCCTGCAGCGGCGTGTGGGTGACGTTCACGCCGCCCAGGCGAATCTCGCCCTCGGTGGCGTCGTAGAGGCGGGAGACCAGGCGGGTGAGGGTGGTCTTGCCGCTGCCGGTGCGGCCCAGCAGGCCCAGGGTCTGACCGGCGGGCAGGTGCAGCGACACGTCCCGTAGGACTGGGCGGCTGGCGGGGTCCTCGGGGGTGTAGGAGAAGGTGACGTGCTCAAAGTCCAGCGCCAGGGGTCCGGGGGGCAGGGGTGTGGCCCCGCCCACCACGGCACTCTTCAGGGCCAGCAGTTCGGACACGCGCCCCAGGCTGGCCCCGGCCTTTTGCAGGTCCTGCAGCTGCTGGGTGAGCTGGTCAATGGGTTCTTCCACCAGCGTCATGTACTGGTACATCAGAAAGGCGGTGCCCAATGAGATGGCCCCGGCGGCGTACAGGCCCACGGCGGCGGTCAGCACGCCCACATAGCCAATGGCAAAGAGCAGCATGCTCAGCTGCCACACCACGCTCCGGCGCCGCCAGGAGGTGATGGAGCGGGTAAAAAAGGTGCGCTGCGTCTGCAAAAAGCGCCGCAGGTGGTGCTCGCCGGCCCCCAGGCTGCGAATATCGTCCAGGCCCGAGAGGCGCTCTTCCACGAAGCCGAACAGCCGGGCGCTGGCTTCGCGCTCCAGGCGGGTGGGTTCCACACCCAGTTTGCGCACCCGGTTCATGGCGCCCAGCGTGACCAGCGTGAACAGGGCCACCCCCAGGCCCACCCGCCAGTCTTCGCGGAAGAACATGATCAGGGCGCCCGTCAGCAGCAGGGCCGCGCCAAAGACCCGCACCGCGAACTGCGAGAAGAAGTTGCTCAGGGCCGTCACGTCGCCGTCAATGCGCTCGATCATCTCGCCGGGGGTGCGTTCCTTGTGCTCGCGCATGTCCAGAGACAGAAGGTGCGCCATCAGGTCCGCGCGCAGGCGGTTGGTGGCGGTCCAGCCCACCCGGGCGCCCACGTAGGTGGCCCCGGCGGTCATCAGCTGCACGCCGACGGCCAGCACGAGATACAGCCCCGCCAGCCGCACCAGCAGCCCCACATCGGCCCCGGCGCCCAGCTTGGCGCTGTCCACGAAGCGGCGCAGCAGCTGGGGCAGCAGCAGGTTCAGTGCTGTGCCGGTCAGCAGCAGGGCGGCCAAGGCGGCCACCTGCCACTTGAGGGGGCCCAGGTAGGTGCCCAGGACGGCCAGGGCGCGGCTGGACCGTTCGGGTGGGGGCGAGGGGGCGGGGGAGGGCGGGGTCATGGGGTCAGGCTAGGGGGCGGGGGGTGGGGGGCGCATCTGCCGAGTGGCGCATGGGGGGATGAGGCGGGGTTCATGCGGGGGATGGGCGATGACGTTTTCTGGCTTGCCCCACCCCCCCAGCCCCCCTACCCCAGAGGGGCAGGGGGGAGCGGCGCTGCGCTGGGCAAGAGTTTTTACTGGCGTCGGCTGGGGTTGCTCTACTCGTTGACGTGTCCGGCTTCGACGCCATCCTCCGAGACCGCGCAATGGCCCGCGCCCTTCGGGCACGACGGCCTCGTCTGGACCTGGGTGGTAGAGGGGCAAGAAGGCTTGGTGCGGCCCAGAAGGTTCTACTTTGAACGGCAAAAGCAGCTCTGGCTCCTGCCGCTTTTCAAAGTAGAACCTCGTGCCCTCAGCGTCCCCACCCTTCACCCCTGCGGGGTGAGCAACGGAAGCCGTCGTGCGCGCAGCGCGCGGGCGTGGGGCGATGGGCGGAGCAAGGCGACGGCGTACAACGCGGGGCGAAGCCAAGCCGCCCCACACCGTCAGTCAACGTTTGCCGAGCGCAGCGGAAAACTCCCCCCTGCCCCTCCGGGGTAGGGGGGCTGGGGGGGTGGGGCGAGCGGGGAAGCGCCGCCCTCATCCCCCCCGAACCACCCCTGCCACCCACCCAAAACTCCCCTTCCGAACCCTCTCTCCCGTCCCCCCATCCACCCGCACCAACCCCAACCCTTCCCCCCGGTCCAGCAGTTCCCCCACAAGAACCCCCCGCACCCCCACCCCCCGCGCCGCCGCGTCCGCCACCGCCTGAACATGCCCCTCCAGAAACCGAACCCGCCCACTGTCCGGCACCCGGCCGTCCGGTAAAGGGGCCTCGGCCCACACGCCCCCCAGCGCCACCACCAGCGGCGGCCCTGCCTCGCCCAGTTGTGCCTTCAGGTCAGTCAGCACCTGGGTCAGCCCCTCGGACCCTGGGGCGCCGGTGCGCTCGCGGTCAGGCACCAGGCCCACGTCCAGCCCCAGCGGCGCACCCGGGCGGGCCTGCACCCAGGCCGGCTGGTCGTAGCCCACGCCCAGCAGGTCCAGCGGCGCCGCGATGGTCTCCAGGTCCCCGGGGCGCACGGCGTCCAGCAGGGCAGGGGTGCGTTCGCCCAGCACCTCCAGCACTGGGGCAGGGTAGGCGCCGCGCCGCACGGGCCCGGTGCACAGGTCGTTGCGCCACGCGGCCACCAGGGCGGCGGCCTGCTCGTCGGCGTCGTGGTCGCGGGCAGGCCACGCCGGGGCGAAATGGTGGCCCAGGCCAAGCTGCCGCGCGCCGGCCTCGCGCAGCGCCCGGGTGGCCAGGCCGTGCCCCAGCAGGCGGTGATGGTGCGCCGGAAAGCTGTGCAGGGCCGGCGGTGCCGGGGGCGTGCCCAGCGCCGGCCACAGGGTGAACACAGCCGCCGCGCGGTCGGCCAGGGCCTCGCCCACCAGATAGGCGTAGTCCTGAAAGCGGTGGGCCGTGTCGCGGGCCAGCCAGCCTCCGGCGGCGTCAACAGCGGGGGGCAGCGCGCCGTCCAGGCTCAGCCACGGCTGCGCGCCCAGGGTCAGCAGGTCGTCGGTCAGGCGGTCAAGGGCGGCCAGCGTGCCGGCATTCAGGCGGCCCCGGCCAGTGGGCTGCAACTGGGCCCAGGGCGCGGTCAGACAGGCGGCCTGCACGCCCAGTTCGCGCAGCAGGCCCAGATCGGCGGCGTCCAGGGGCCCCGGGCCCAGGCCCACGCCCCACAGCCAGGAGTCGGCAAAGGTGGTCATCTGCGCTCATTGTGCCGGGCCGGGCTGCCCCAGGGCTGACCGCCTGTCCTGTCCCCAGCCCGTATACTGGTCAGGTTATGCGGATGGTGACGGTAGGCACGCGCGGCTCGACTCTGGCGCTCGCACAGACCCACTGGGTGGTGGCCCGGCTGAAAGAGGAATGGCCCGACACGGACTTCCGCATCCAGACGATCAGCACCGGCGGCGACCGCAACCGGGGCAGCCTGGAAGCCATGGCTCAGAAGGGCGACAAGGGCTTCTGGGTCAAGGAAATCGAAGATGCCCTGCTGGGCGGGCGCATTGATATTGCGGTGCATTCCCTCAAGGATCTGCCCACCGAGCAGCCGGACGGCCTGGAGGTCAGCGCCATTCCCCGCCGCGTGGACGCCCGCGACGTGCTGATCGGCAAGGAAGGCATGAAGAAACTCTCGGAGCTGCCGCAGGGCGCCCGGGTGGGCACCAGCAGCGTGCGGCGCAAGGCGTTCCTGCGCGCCTACCGCCCGGACCTGCAGATCGTGAACCTGCGCGGCAACATTGACACCCGCCTTGCCGCGCTGGCTGGCGACGAGTACGACGCGATCATCCTGGCCGCCGCTGGCCTGATCCGCACCGAGATGCGCCACCGCATTGACGAGTTCCTGGAACCCGACATTCTGCTGCCCGCCCCCGGGCAGGGCGCCCTGGCCCTGGAAACCCGCGCCGACGACGACCTGAGCATTGAGGTGGCCTACGCCATCCACGACCACACCACCGATGACCGCATTACGGCCGAGCGCGAGTTCCTGGCCGGGCTGGGCGCCGGGTGCATGGCCCCGGTGGGCGCGCACGCCACCGTCAAGGGCGGCGTGCTGACCCTGGAAGGCTGGGTGGGCGCGCTGGACGGCACCAAGGTGATTCGCGGCACCACCCAGGGCGACCCCGGCGAATGCGCCGATCTGGGCGCCGAACTGGCCGCCGACATGCTGAACCAGGGCGCCCAGGCCCTGATTGACGCCGCCCGGGAGTAAGGCGCGCGTGCCTGCGCTGGCCCGTCAACTGCTGATTGCCCTGGCCGCCGCGCTGCTGTGGGTGGGCATTGGCCTGTGGCAGCGTACCCGGGGGGGCGCCGAACTGGGCAGCGCCCTGCTGGCCGAATTGCCGCTGGGGGCGGCCGTGTTTGTGCTGGCCCTGGTCTGGGTGCGGTTGCGCCGTCAGTAGGGTCGCCTGACCTGCCCGGCCGGACAGCCGCCTGGGTGGGCACGTTAGGATGCCCGGCATGTCCACCCCTGCCCCCCGCCTCGCGGTGATTCACACGGGCGGCACCATTGCCAGCCGCCCCAGCCCCGACGGGCGCGGCCTGACCCCGCAGCAGCCCCCCAGCCTGCCCGGCCTGGACGGGGTGCAGGTCACAGACGCCCAGCCCTTCAACCTGCCCAGCCCGCATGTGACCCCGGTGCACATGGGGCAGCTGGCGGCCCTGATCCGGGACCTGGCCCCAGCGCACGACGGCGTGGTGGTCACGCACGGCACCGACACACTGGAAGAAACGGCCTTTGCCCTGCACCTCCTGCTGGACGTGCCCATTCCGGTGGTCCTGACTGGCAGCATGCGCCACGCCGAGGAGGTGTCCTGGGACGGCCCGGCGAATCTGCTGGACGCCGCACATGTGGCCCTGCACCCCAGCAGCCGGGGCCGGGGGCCGCTGGTGGTGATTGGCGGCGACATTTTCGATGCCCGTACCGTGACCAAGATTCACACCACCGCCGTGGACGCCTTTGGCGGCTACCCGGGGCCCATAGGCCGCATTGACCGCGAGGGGGTGCGTGCCCGGGTGCATTACTTCGCCATGCCAGAGCCGCGCGCCACCTACCACCCGGCCCACCTGACGAGCCGGGTGGACATCCTGTATGCCTACGCGGGCTGGACCGGCGAGGGCTACGCCGAGGCCGCCGAACGGGCCGACGGGCTGGTGATTGCCGCGCTGGGCACCGGCAACCTGCCCGCCGAACTGCTGCCCCTGATTCAGGCGACCGAGAAACCGGTGGTCATTGCCACCCGCACCCACGCGGGGCCGGTGCTGCCGGTCTATGGCTACGCGGGCGGCGGCGCGACCCTGGTGGCGGCGGGGGCAATTCCGGCCAGCTTTCTGAACGCCCACAAGGCGAGGGTGCTGCTGCTGATCCTGCTGGGCCAGGGCCTGGACCGCGAGCAGATTGCCGCGGTGTTTGACCGGGACGAATTTTAAAAGGGCCATGGCCTAAAAAACCCGCCCCCCAGCGCACTGGACGGGGCGGGCGCACCAGCCTCTTAAGCCAGATCCAGGCGGATCAGGAAGCGGCCACAGCTGGGGCACTTCACCGGGGGCAGTTTGCCCTGGGCGGCTTTCTGCTGCACGTTCACCGGGAGGTTCACGTTGCAGCCGCTGCAGCGCCCGGCCTTGATCTCCACCACGCCCAGGCCCTTCTTGGCCCGGCGGATCAGGTCGTATTCGCGCACCGTGCGGGCGTCCAGGGCCGCCACCAGATCGGCGCGTTCCTGGCGGTCGGCGGCGCCCTGGTCGCGCAGGTCCTGCACGCGGGCTTCGTCGCGTCCCTCAAGTTCATTCAGGGTGGGGCGCAGGGTGCGGTGCTGGGCGCGCAGGGCGGCCGAGCGTTCATTGAGTTCCTGTTGACGCGCCTTGAGGGGCCCCAGGTCCTCTTCCATCTCGTCGGCGCGCTCGGAGAGCATCTGAATGCGGCTGCCGTACTGCGACTGCGCGCGGGCGTCAAAGGCGTTCTTTTCCTGCTCTTCGCGGGCGCGGGCAATCTGCTCGCGGGTGCCGGCCAGGTCCAGTTCCTGCTGGCGCACCTGCTTGTCCACGCCCTCCAGGGTGATTTCGGTGTCTTCCAGCTCGTTGTTCAGGCGCTCCTGCTCGGCGCGGGCGGCGCGCAGATCGTCAGGAATGTTGTGTTCCTCGTCGCGCAGGCGGTCGAGGTTCAGGTCCAGCTCCTGAACGCGGTGCAGGCGGCGAAGGGGAGACGTGTCACTCATCACCTGCAGTCTACCCCCCTTCCGGGCGCGCACGTTCAGGCAGGCGGTGACACCGGGGCCAGGGCCCCCTTCATGCGCGCCGGGCGGTACAGCCCCAGATAGATGGCAAGCACGCTGGCGGCGTACATCAGCAGCGTCCAGGCAAAGAGGGCGTGAAAGGCCGCCGAGAAAGGCAGCGCCCCGCGCACCACGCCGGACAGGACGCTGCTGGCCGCCCAGCCCAGGTCCCAGGCGATCACGTTCACCGCCGAATACATGGGGCGGTCATCCTCGGGCAGCGCGGTCATGGCGTAGGCGGAGTACACCGGGCCCGCCGCGTTCATCAGGGCGCCGCGGGTGAACAGGGCGGCCGTGACCAGCCACAGGCTGGGGGCAAAGCCCAGCAGGGCCAGAAACGGCAGGCTGCTGGCCTGCACCAGCAGCACCGCCTGCAGCTGCCCCAGGCGCCGCACCAGCAGGGGCTGCAGCAGCGCGGTGGCGGCGGTGGCCAGACTGGTCCAGGCGAACAGCGTGCCCAGCCCGGCGTAGCTGATGCCGAACTTGCCTTCAATAAACACGTTCAGGAAGGGGATGGTGGCCCCGGCGCCCAGCCCCACCAGAATGTTGGGCAGCACCAGCCGGGCCATGGTGCGCTTGTCCTGCACGCGGAAACTGCGGCCCTGGCGCACCGTTTTGCCGCTGGGTTTCAGGCCCAGCACCGGCACCAGCCCCAGCAGTTGCAGCCCGGCGGCTACCGCCAGCGCGGCGCGCAGGGCGCCCAGGCCGTCTGGCTCGGTGCCGGTCCAGCCCGCGTAGGCGGCCGGTACCTGCCCGCCCAGCAGGTTGCCCAGAAACCCTGCCCCGGTCATCAGGGCGCTCTGCACGCTAAACAGGGTCACGCGGGTGCGTTCGTCGCTCTGGTTGGCCATGAAGGGCGAGCCCGCCACGATGCTCAGGGCCGCGCCCGCCCCCTGCACGATGGCCCCCAGGACCACCAGCGCGGGGCCGTTGGCGAGCACCAGCAGGGCGGTGCCCACAAGGCCCAGGGCGGCCCCCACCTTCAGCGTGTGCGCGTTGCTGATGCGCCGGGCCAGCGCCACCGCCGGCAGGCTCAGGGCCGCCAGGGTCACGGCGGGCAGGGCGTTGAGCAGGCCCTGCCACTCGGCCCCCAGGCCCAGGGCGCGCAGGTAGAAATTCAGGAACAGCGCCGTAAAAGCCTGCGACAGGCCGAACACGAACACCGAGCTCAGGAACAGCCACACCTGCCGCGAGAAGCGCCACGACAGGCCGCGTTCCTTCACGTCACCCCCACTTTGGGACAGAAGGTGTTCATGACGCAGCCCGGACAGTCGGGCTTGCGCGCGGTGCACACCCGGCGCCCATGCAGAATCAGGGCGTGGTGCAGGAAGACCCAGCGCTCGCGTGGAAAGAGTGCCTGCAGGTCGGCCTCCACCTTGTCGGGATTGGTCTGCACGCTCAGGCCCAGGCGGCGGCTCAGGCGCCCCACATGGGTGTCCACGGCAATGGCCGGGTAGCCGTAAGCGTTGCTGAGGACCACATTCGCTGTTTTGCGCCCGGCGCCGGGCAGGGCCACCACGGCGTTAAAGTCGTTGGGCACCTCGCCGCCGTGGCGCTCCACCAGCAGGCGGGCCAGCGCCGCCAGATTCCGGGCCTTGGCGCGGTACAGGCCAATGCGGCGAATCAGGGGCTCCAGGTCCTCGGGCTGGGCCTGGCTCATGGTGTGGGCGTCGGGGTAGGCGGCAAACAGGGCGGGGGTGGCGGCGTTCACGCTCACGTCTGTGGCCTGGGCGCTGAGCACGGTGGCCACCAGCAGTTCAAAGGGGGTCTGAAAGTCCAGTTCGGTGCGGGCGTCGGGGTACAGGGCCTCTAACGCCCCCAGCACCTGGGCGGCCCGCGCCCCCGCGCCCCGTGGCCGCTGCGCCGCAAGGTTGGCTGTCATCACCGTTCAACCTAGAGCATCCGGGCCTGGGCTGGGCACCGCCTAAGCCGTTTGGCGCAGGGGCGGTCTGGGCCCGTGATCGGGCTGAAGAGACAGTGCTGCGGCTCACCGTTCCCTCTTGCACGCTTTTGGGGCCTCTGCTACTCTGCACAGGCCCGCGCCCCAGTCGGCGCGAGAAAAAGGGTCCTTAGCTCAGTTGGTAGAGCGGCGGTCTCCAAAACCGTAGGTCGTGGGTTCAAGTCCTACAGGGCCCGCCACAAGAGAAATCCCCCGCCCCCTGTGGCGGGGATTTTTATTGCAGCGAGCGGGCGAGGCGCCGCGTTGGCCCAACTCGCTGTTCCTTCGCTTACGGTTCGGTGAGGGTCTGAATGGGGTTGCCTGGGGTGGGGCGCTGTTCAGAGACCTGCTCCAATTCCAGGAGTTCCAGCACCGGGCGCGCCATATACACGCGGCCCCGCTGCCGGCCGGTGACCTCCACCAGCACGCCATCACGCAGCAGACGGTCCACGATCAGCTGCGCGCTGCGATGAACGACCCCCAGTGCGTGTTGCAGCTGCCCGGCCGTGGTGATGGGCTGCGCCAGCAGGCGATCGGTGGCGGCCAGCAGATTGCTTCCTGCCCGCTCTTGCTGGTAGCGGGCGCGCCACGCCTCGCGCAGGTCCAGCAGGCGCTGGGCGCGCAGCGCCGCGTCTCCTGCTTCCCGCTCCACGCCGCGCAGGAAAAAGGCCAGCCACGCCTCCCACTCGCCGCGCTGACTGACGGCCAGCAGGTGCTCGTAGTACGCGCTGCGGTGGCGCTCGAAATACGCTGAGAGGTACAGCAGCGGTTGGGTCAGCAGTTGCCGCTGAATCAAGAGCAGGGTAATCAACAGGCGGCCCACCCGGCCATTGCCGTCCAGGAAGGGGTGAAGTGCCTCAAACTGGTAGTGCACCAGCGCGATCTCGACCAGGGGCGGCAGGTCATTTTGCGCGTGAATGAACCGTTCCAGATCGTTCAGGGCGCCTTCCAGCAGGGGCCCAGGCGGCGCGGGCACGAAGGTCGCGTCCCGCCGCCGTGCCCCGGCCGGGCCAATCCAGTTCTGCGACCGGCGCAGTTCGCCCGGCGCCCGGTTCTGGCCGCGCACGCCACTCATCAGCACCGCGTGCATCTCGCGCAGCAGCCGGGTGCTGATGGGCAGCGTGGAGGACAGCCCGTGCTCCAGCGCCCGCACGTAGTTCTGCACCTCCTGCGCGTCTTCGCGGACCTCCAGCTCTGGGAACAGGGGCACCTGCGCCTCCAGGGCGTACAGGTCGCTCAGGGAAGCCTGGGTGCCTTCAATGCGGCTGGACAGTACCGCTTCCCGGTTTATAAAGGGGCGCGTGAACAGGTAAGGGTTGGGCAGGCGGCGGCCCACCCCGTTGAGTTCGCCCAGCGCCCGTTCGGCCTCGCCTATCAGCCGGACCAGGGCACCGTCCCAGTGCAACTGGGGCGGCAGAGGGTGTGGCACAAAGGCGGCGCCTTCGCTGTCCAGCGTGATCAGTTGCCCGGGGGCGCGCGAGGTGAAGTCCGTGGGCCGCATCAGGCTTATGCTACTTCAGAGCCTGAACGTAGCCTAAGCAGGGCACGGTAGGCTAACCAAGTAGCACTGGGCGCTGGCGTTGGCTCCCCAGGCGTCTCCAGGTAGCTTTGGGCAGAGGGGCGACCCATCACTGCGGAAGCGCTGTTCTCAAGTGCTGCGGGCGGTTGCCCCGCCGCATTCCATAGGTGAGCCTTCATCTCTTCTGTAGACTTGAGGGGTCCAGGCAGTTCGCCCTTTGGCCCGCTGTGCTGTAAGGAGTTCCTATGAAAAAGGTCGCTGTTTCGGTTGCCGCCCTGAGCGCTGCGCTGGCCCTGTCCGGGTGCGGGCGGATCGTGGGTTCGTTTATCCCGCCCCAGACGGTCAGCAACCCCGCTGGCCTGGAAGGCAAGCAGCTCGTGGCGTCCTCGCCGCTGGCCATCGAAGCCGTGGTGGGCACCGTGAGCTACAGCACCGCTGGCGCTCCCTTTGACGACATCACCATTCCCGAACTGCCGCTGAACATCAAGCCCACGGGTCTGGAGTTCAAGACCGGCTTTGCCAAGGTGGATGTTAACGGCCTGTGCGCCAAGCCCCAGCAGGTGAACCTGACGGTGCGCCGCGTGAAGCTGGAGGCCAGCGACGCCGTTACCAAGGCGTCATTCGACAGCGGCGCCGACCGCGATCTGGCGTCCTTTACCCTCACCAAGAAGTCCGAAGGGGTGGGCACCGCTGAATACAACGTCTCGGCCGGGACCCTCAGTGTGGCGGCCCCCGACGCAGGCACGGTGGTCAACTTCTTTACCGTCCTGACCTCGGGCGGCAAGAACACCGCGTCGGTGGAGGCCAAGATCCGCGCGACCCAGAACGAACTGGCCGGCTGCACCATGGCCTTTACCCTGAAAGACGTGAGCGTGGTGCTCAGCCAGTTCCAGTAAGGGCCATCAGGTTTGAGGCGCGCCGCCGGGCAGAACCCAGGCGGCGCGCCTCTGCGTGGGGCACGGCTCTA
The nucleotide sequence above comes from Deinococcus multiflagellatus. Encoded proteins:
- a CDS encoding ATP-binding cassette domain-containing protein, giving the protein MTTTPLPQPNERTFALSKELFKYRPGLFAFNLLMWGMVHASPALLTLAVSGVFGALERADDLKGAGQPLDPAIAAAWTALGWFAFVRLSRFGIFYGAFRAWIELWYTLDALVRRNLLGYLLTARRSRRLPDTPAEAVSRFRDDVDDVAGYTEVWVDGAGFLLYSAVAVTLMARVDPLITLLVCAPLLLMVLFVQRLSPTIRSYRRRMREATARVTDFIGETFGAVSAVKLAAQEDRMVAHLRALGETRRHAALRDVLLTELIRGVNTNMVNLAVGLVLLLGANKVRGGAMDVQDFVLFIGLLPRLTGSMGFFGDAIARHRRTGVSYDRMTRLLQDAPDTTIVAHHQVYLQSDPPPAPAIPTAAPLQELRVQHLTATHPGGLGLQEASFHLRRGEFVVVTGRIGSGKTTLLRAVLGLIPAQGGQVFWNGEAVEDPASFFVPPRSAYTAQLPNLFSDTLAENITSGADRTHLDRAVQLAVLEPDLDALQSGLDTPVGARGVKLSGGQIQRAAVARMLARPADLLVFDDVSSALDARTEAQLWQGLSTTDATCLVVSHRRAALLRADRILLLQAGRLTDEGTLPELLERSEEMRALWAEEGE
- a CDS encoding ABC transporter ATP-binding protein translates to MTPPSPAPSPPPERSSRALAVLGTYLGPLKWQVAALAALLLTGTALNLLLPQLLRRFVDSAKLGAGADVGLLVRLAGLYLVLAVGVQLMTAGATYVGARVGWTATNRLRADLMAHLLSLDMREHKERTPGEMIERIDGDVTALSNFFSQFAVRVFGAALLLTGALIMFFREDWRVGLGVALFTLVTLGAMNRVRKLGVEPTRLEREASARLFGFVEERLSGLDDIRSLGAGEHHLRRFLQTQRTFFTRSITSWRRRSVVWQLSMLLFAIGYVGVLTAAVGLYAAGAISLGTAFLMYQYMTLVEEPIDQLTQQLQDLQKAGASLGRVSELLALKSAVVGGATPLPPGPLALDFEHVTFSYTPEDPASRPVLRDVSLHLPAGQTLGLLGRTGSGKTTLTRLVSRLYDATEGEIRLGGVNVTHTPLQDLRRRVAVVTQDVQLFQASVRDNLSFFDPQVGDDAVEAALREVGLGAWLDRLEEGVRTPLPTGSLSAGEAQLLAFARVLLRDPSLIILDEPSSRLDPATEALLTAAMTRLLSGRTAIIIAHRLDTVARADRILVLGGGEILEHGARDALARDPGSHYAALLRAGVLDDGEGVLA
- a CDS encoding family 1 glycosylhydrolase — protein: MTTFADSWLWGVGLGPGPLDAADLGLLRELGVQAACLTAPWAQLQPTGRGRLNAGTLAALDRLTDDLLTLGAQPWLSLDGALPPAVDAAGGWLARDTAHRFQDYAYLVGEALADRAAAVFTLWPALGTPPAPPALHSFPAHHHRLLGHGLATRALREAGARQLGLGHHFAPAWPARDHDADEQAAALVAAWRNDLCTGPVRRGAYPAPVLEVLGERTPALLDAVRPGDLETIAAPLDLLGVGYDQPAWVQARPGAPLGLDVGLVPDRERTGAPGSEGLTQVLTDLKAQLGEAGPPLVVALGGVWAEAPLPDGRVPDSGRVRFLEGHVQAVADAAARGVGVRGVLVGELLDRGEGLGLVRVDGGTGERVRKGSFGWVAGVVRGG
- the hemC gene encoding hydroxymethylbilane synthase produces the protein MRMVTVGTRGSTLALAQTHWVVARLKEEWPDTDFRIQTISTGGDRNRGSLEAMAQKGDKGFWVKEIEDALLGGRIDIAVHSLKDLPTEQPDGLEVSAIPRRVDARDVLIGKEGMKKLSELPQGARVGTSSVRRKAFLRAYRPDLQIVNLRGNIDTRLAALAGDEYDAIILAAAGLIRTEMRHRIDEFLEPDILLPAPGQGALALETRADDDLSIEVAYAIHDHTTDDRITAEREFLAGLGAGCMAPVGAHATVKGGVLTLEGWVGALDGTKVIRGTTQGDPGECADLGAELAADMLNQGAQALIDAARE
- a CDS encoding asparaginase is translated as MSTPAPRLAVIHTGGTIASRPSPDGRGLTPQQPPSLPGLDGVQVTDAQPFNLPSPHVTPVHMGQLAALIRDLAPAHDGVVVTHGTDTLEETAFALHLLLDVPIPVVLTGSMRHAEEVSWDGPANLLDAAHVALHPSSRGRGPLVVIGGDIFDARTVTKIHTTAVDAFGGYPGPIGRIDREGVRARVHYFAMPEPRATYHPAHLTSRVDILYAYAGWTGEGYAEAAERADGLVIAALGTGNLPAELLPLIQATEKPVVIATRTHAGPVLPVYGYAGGGATLVAAGAIPASFLNAHKARVLLLILLGQGLDREQIAAVFDRDEF
- a CDS encoding zinc ribbon domain-containing protein, whose product is MSDTSPLRRLHRVQELDLNLDRLRDEEHNIPDDLRAARAEQERLNNELEDTEITLEGVDKQVRQQELDLAGTREQIARAREEQEKNAFDARAQSQYGSRIQMLSERADEMEEDLGPLKARQQELNERSAALRAQHRTLRPTLNELEGRDEARVQDLRDQGAADRQERADLVAALDARTVREYDLIRRAKKGLGVVEIKAGRCSGCNVNLPVNVQQKAAQGKLPPVKCPSCGRFLIRLDLA
- a CDS encoding MFS transporter; the protein is MSWRFSRQVWLFLSSVFVFGLSQAFTALFLNFYLRALGLGAEWQGLLNALPAVTLAALSLPAVALARRISNAHTLKVGAALGLVGTALLVLANGPALVVLGAIVQGAGAALSIVAGSPFMANQSDERTRVTLFSVQSALMTGAGFLGNLLGGQVPAAYAGWTGTEPDGLGALRAALAVAAGLQLLGLVPVLGLKPSGKTVRQGRSFRVQDKRTMARLVLPNILVGLGAGATIPFLNVFIEGKFGISYAGLGTLFAWTSLATAATALLQPLLVRRLGQLQAVLLVQASSLPFLALLGFAPSLWLVTAALFTRGALMNAAGPVYSAYAMTALPEDDRPMYSAVNVIAWDLGWAASSVLSGVVRGALPFSAAFHALFAWTLLMYAASVLAIYLGLYRPARMKGALAPVSPPA
- the nth gene encoding endonuclease III yields the protein MTANLAAQRPRGAGARAAQVLGALEALYPDARTELDFQTPFELLVATVLSAQATDVSVNAATPALFAAYPDAHTMSQAQPEDLEPLIRRIGLYRAKARNLAALARLLVERHGGEVPNDFNAVVALPGAGRKTANVVLSNAYGYPAIAVDTHVGRLSRRLGLSVQTNPDKVEADLQALFPRERWVFLHHALILHGRRVCTARKPDCPGCVMNTFCPKVGVT